Part of the Anoplopoma fimbria isolate UVic2021 breed Golden Eagle Sablefish chromosome 4, Afim_UVic_2022, whole genome shotgun sequence genome, CTCCAGACTGAACTTCAGAGCTGTAAACACAGATTGCGCAGCCTGGAGCTCACACGCACTCAGCtgaaggtacacacacacacacacacacacacacacacacacacacacacacacacacacacacacacacacacacacacacacacacacacacacaaagacacgcatacacactcacacagctcACTACACATACTTCTGAATAAGAAAACATGAAGCACTGCAACATTTACTCCatgaaatacattcaaattGCTTTGGCAGTAAGTTACATATTTAAATCTCCCATACAGAACAAAATCAAACATACTCACAATGCCTTTGtacacatctacacacaaacatagacacaCTTGTCACAAAGGGACAATCTCATATGAACATGACCAGCGATGGTCACTTCAAGAAGATCACCTTTTTGACCCCCCTCTGAGTAAgtgcttatttttttaagaaataccACTTAATCTCAATTGTCATATATCCCCTATTACGGCTCTGAGCATTTCAATCAAGAGTGAATATGGACAATTCTGAAGCTCAAAGCTAGAGAAAGAGATTACATTgtatgatgtcatcaggattTACAGCCTGAAGCTGCTTCATTGACGAAAGAGCAGAAGTACGTCTTCAGTTATTGGAGCTTTTACACCCAAATGAGATTTATTCTGAGGTAGTATAACTATTCTGAGGCAGAAAATGTGCTCATCCTGTTGTAAAGTACCTCACAGTGTCCTCACTGTCACCTTCTCAGTCTTATTTGATTCATTCCGCCTCCATACTGCAGCTCTGTGACAGCCCACATTAGCAGCTGTAGTTGTTAAAACCAGAGAAGCTAAAGTTGAATGTTAACATGTAGAGGTGTTCTCTTTTAGAAGAAAAGTCCAACCTAATCACTTGAAgagtaatttacttttttattacatcttGAGTTTATTTGAATCGTTGCGGTCATCATTCCTATCggtaatgttaatatatttctcACAAGGTTAAATGCAGAGATCTGAGAATGCCGGAATAATACTAAAAGAAGACATAGGGGCAGAAAACACTGTCAGGTTATTATCTACATTTTGGATGTGTTCACTTTTGGTTTAACGACCAAGTCAAGTGTTTAAATTGGTCAAACTGTCGGCTTGTTTACATGCGAATGTTTGTCTGCGTGTCTACCTGGCTAAGGTCTCACTGACATGACGACCTCACTATATAAAGTATCTAATGTTTAAATCACTACATGCAGTCTCATGCCTCCTGTCTTTCTGTGCATGGTGCCCCCTGCAGGAGCAGCAACAGCTGTGTGCAGCACTGCAGGAGACCAAAGTTCTTCTGGAAGAACAGCTGGTCGACGCACGAGCGCGCTGCTCCTCGCTAAGGGAGCTCGAGAGGGACAATCTTCTGCTACGTCAGAGAATCTTAGACGTGGAAGCGGTGGGtgtaattttaatgtttgttttttgtgtatataaatatgtctaaatatttattttactgtctgtatttgtgtgtgtatgcatgtgtgcagtAATATGTGAGGAAATGCCAGTCCTTCTCAAAATCTTGGtatgtgtttgcacatgtaCTTCTATGGCAATGGAGTAGCATTTCATGATGAAtgaatgtctctgtgtgttcgtgtctgtgtgtgtgtgtgtgtgtgtgtgtgtttaggagcGGGACACCGAGAGGCAGCGGGTTGAtgagctgctggagatgaacatGAGCCTTGAGGCGGACCTGaggcacagcagcagcagcagtggcagcGTTCCTGCTCGGGTTGCTGCGGCTCACCGACGTTTCTTCCAATCAGAACTGGACTCTGATGAAGAGCTGAGCGACCTGATTGGTCAGAGCACCTGCCTCTCCGTACCTTgtcatttaagacattttaattaactGATAAGAGAAAATATGTTGAGGTATCAATCAACAATAACGAGTGAATCTCTTCTTGTATCcatttctcttttcctccatttcttttttttctgcctcggtcccctctcttttttcatctttctcctgctttattctttatttctttctccctctctctcagatCAGAAGCCACTGAGCGTGGAGGTCGGCGAGGCTTCAACGCTGATGCTTCTGGGAGCCGAGCAGGAGAATGCAGAGCTGAGGAGAcgactggaggagctgcaggccCAGCAGGAGGTCAGGGTTTACGGGTTCGAGGGTGATGACTGGcagaaatgataaataaaagttCACCGTTACTCCATGATATGTAAAGTAAATAATAGAGCTTTAACATGCCTGTAATGTGCTTTATAATTGATATGATAAGCGAGTCTTGGTAGAATGAACCATTATAGGCACCAATCTTTAATGAAAAGACAAGTAGACCCACCTTTCAAATCAACCAGGGATCGCTAAAGTCAGACATGAAGCTCGTCGCTATTTGAGTAAATGAAACAGGAAAAGCAGGAAGCAACAAATAGAGGGGTTAAACATTCATCTCCTCTCGCTTCAGGCTGATTCTCCAGATGCAAAAGATGAGCTGGCTTGCCTGGAGACAACgcatcagaaaacactcagagAGGTGAGCTGAAACGGAAATAAAAGTCGCTGTGGACCTGAATTTAACAGAAACTATTTGAGTCAGGCTCATCAGACACAGTGTTGAGCAACATTAGGCTTTAAGCATACTAATATCATCTTTCTAAGAAGTAGGAAAATTAAAAGAATCAATTTAAACCAATCTACATGTGTTAACATTCACCTACACCTACCCACGTAAGGACCAAAAAAACCACATAATTgatgtgacaaaaaacaaacaaaatccaaacagaaaacatattcTGCATAATACTGcataaaaatgtgtatatgcacacactgacacaaaacGAACAAATTGTTATTCACTGTTTCATATAATTTTTctgttgaatatttgtgtgGATACTTCACGTTTGATAACCCTGTGATTGACATCTGTTGATAGTTTGGTATATAAAGATGAAATTATGaaattttatgtaaataatcaaTTCAATAAATGATTGCAGCCCTTTAAATGTCACACAGAGTTTGATATAGAAACTCAGTGACTGTTCGAACGGCCAGTTAATACTCTGCTTTTCCATAAAAATGATATTAGTGTGATCATTGGATATAACTctaacacaaacattttctacagCTGCGCCAGCTGTATTGAATTTTAAAATTGATAAATTGACAGATccataaaaaacacagatcCCTTTTGATAGCAGTGCAGCTGTTCAAATGTACAAATGctatataaatcttttttttattttacattgtattatttatgatgGATGCTGCTTGTCATCTGTTTCAAGCTGCTGGACTGAGAtttctatgtattttttgtgcagagatgtgttttgtattctatttttacaaacaaacaaaaaaaagaatttaatcATCGCtaatttttctttgtaattttagctttttaaattttaaaatttttttaattccttgTATGGAACCTGGATGCATTTTCAGTAAGAACAAGAGGCAGTTTCAGTCTTTTTACTCACGATGATTTCAAGTTAAGGCATGTTTCAtgcataaaaaaggaaagaaggacaGAAAATAAGCAACAATGCAGGATTTCTCACTTCCTATATAAACTCCTATTTACTTTTCAGTTTCAAAACTTGAAGAATGAAAATGCCACTTTGAAGCAGCGCCTTGAACAGCTGGTGACCAAACTACAACAAATAGAAGACAAGAGGAAAGTCGAAGGAGTGAAGAAGCCagacagaaaggaggaggagaatgtggAGAGAGGAGTCCAAGGATCTGAATCCTGCAGGGGAGAGGGTGAAGGAAGGGTGAGGATGATGGGggtgagggagagaagaggagaaatcaTTGTAACCCGGAGGGAAGCAGGAGTTGGGGAAGAAATTCTCCATATTGTacgagaaaaagaagaaacatgcGATGAGGAGGTGGAGTCCAAATggagaggagaagcagagggaggacagaaagacaaggagaaagaaatacaaacaaatacagaacagaCTACTGTAGCAATAAACGCGGAGATCCAAAATCACCCAAAAACTGTAGAAGATAATACAGAGACCACAGCTGCAGACCAGTCTGTTTGTTCCCTGTCTGGTGCTGATGTGGAGCTTCTGACCAACCGGCTCCAGGAGGCCCATGAGGAGGCTGACCGACAGGCGATCGTGGCCCAGGAACTGCGCTCCAAGCTGGGAGAGCAGAGCAAGAAAACCTGGGAGGCTGAGCAGAGGCTGGTGGTCCTGGAGGCCGAGCTGCAGCGTCTAAAGAAAGCTGCCGGGAGTCTGGGAGACGCCCGCAGGCAGATAGAGGTatggctggatggatggatgggtggatggatagACGGGTGGAATGTGGTTATGGTTGGTAGATGTATGGGTGGAAGAAAATGTGCTAATAGAGATGTTAAGATCATGGATATTTGGTTGGTTGGATGGATAAATCAAACATATAATGTGTTTCATAATATTGAGTCAAGTTGATATTTCGGTCAAAATTCACAGAACAATTCCGAAGGCAGCTACAGGACTCGTTTCAGCATTTATAAAGttgttgatttaaaagagaATGCCTTTGTTTTTAGCTATGCTAGTGGCATCGCTCGACAGATGGCAATGTCGGTCTGATGATTTGTCCACCATTTTGGTTTAGACTGAAATATTGCAACAAATATTGGACTAATTGCAATGATATCTGGTACAAATATTCAATGACCCCAGACGATGATGTTCCTGTAGGTTTTGCTCGCaatttattgaaatgaattaattggAAGTTTACTAATTTAACGCTCTACATTTCTCTATAATAAGCTCCAAGTTTCAATCCTTTGACAGTTATTTATGAGTTCCTTTCTAAGAAAGTATATGAAACTATGTGACCCATAAAATTAAACCTTGTCCATCAAGTGATTTTAAAATGGATAAATACAGGCGTCTGTATTTATAGATAGTTCCCCAGCTCAATATCCTCCTGTCGTGTTCTTAGGTTCTTCAGTCCGAGGGTCTGGTTATGGAGGAGGAGCTGTGCCGCCTGCGGAGCCAAGCAGAGCTTCACAGGATGCAGAGCACGGTCATCGCCACCCTGGAGGGAGAGCGGGCTGcactggagagagacagggacacGCTACGCAGCACCATGGACGCCCTGCGCACCGCCCAGCGCAAGGTTGAAGagtacacatgcacaaacacatgatgCAGCTGTGACACCAAACATTTTCATGACCACGGCAGATGTCATTTTACTTAAGGGAATTTGGATGAATGGCAGGGAAATAAATGTAGAAACGTACAAACCTAATGTAAGGAGGttttgtgatgtaaaacaaaccctcagttacaaaaatgtataacatttggttacattaaatatgttacattaGATGGGGATTCTGCTTGCCAAATGAACGTGTCTATCTTGCTTTAATAACTGGAATATAATCATATTATTGCGTGGAAAAGCTGCACAGCAGGTGTTGGATTTGACAACATGGTGTGAAACTGATGGTTCAAGCTAAGAATGAATCAATTCTTTTATACACACAGTATTGCGATAGCGAGTCTGTTTTAAACTGAGATATCCACATATTGACATGAAAAATAGCGAGAGATCACAAGTGTTGGCACCATTTTTCTACTGCATTTTCCTACATgtagtttaaatgaaaaacatgactaaaaaggaaacatttttgaGACACTCTTGCAGGATGTAGATGTCTTTGAGAtcttctgaaaaaaatgaatgtaggataatgttttTAGTGTGCTATTTGCAGTAGAATTGCAAGACATCAGAGAAATTGCAAGCTAAGGGGAAGAGCAGTGCAAAGTCAGCATTAAAGAAATACCATAAAAGGGGTTTGTGAATATCTCCCGTTCAGAGAGGGATGTACTAAATCCTCCTTCTGATGTTGTAATATACAACTGTATAACCTGCCCTGTTTTCATAAAGAGTCTTTATTGTAGATTGTTGTGCCTGGACATCAACTAACCTAAACAGTACtgtacaaatcttttttttttacagtcagtttCCACTGTCTGAAATAGGCAGTTTTCAATAAATGTGTTCTGCTATGACGCCATCCAACTATATAATCCCATGAAATCAGGTTCTATAGATAACTCATTTCTAAAACAACAATTATCACTTCATCcagaaaaatgacacaaagatTGATTTAATTTGCATTCTAAATCTGAACACACTGGCCCTTAAAGTAGCATTAAAAGTTCCCTGTGGAGTTATCTTTACATTTAGTGTCACTCTGCCAAACACTTTGTGTGTATCCTTAAACTTTAACTAATGTGTTGAATGCACTTTCTTCCGtataaaatatttgcaaacaATTTCTTTGTAACATACTGAAGAGAGCATTCTTAATGGTTTACATCCAAGTTTGAAAGCTTTCCTGTCTTTTTTGGCACATTGCCGAGTTTTCCGGGCATTTTTCTTCCCCCTGTAGATCAGTGTAATAGCATGAAACTATTGACAGGATATTCATCTGCCTACTTAAGTACAATTGTCAGTTACTTAATAGTTGTCTATACATAAGTCATATTTTTAATGAAGGAGTGTTACTTTAATGGGGTATTTTTGTACAGTGGAATTGCTGCTTTTACCTGAGGAAAGGAtggaatacttcctccaccactgcgCATGAGATAAACAAAAGGAGGTCTGCTCCATAGAGCTACTATAGCttgaaaactccacagggtacctttgAATAATTTCTAACAAACAATTTCCACAAGTTACATCAGGAAAGAAGTAGGAAGAGAGTCAAAACCATTCTTCAGTCTAAAAAGGGTGTTCAGTGACCGGTTACTGTCATCTCAAAAGTTTTGTGCCCACAGCtgtaaaaatgttcatgtttttttcaacatcatTTTGAAGGTTTTCGGTCCTATTTGTTGCCTGGTTTATTTGTCCTGTTTTTAGGTGCATCACTTGTTGTTGGCCTCTCATTTATAAATTACACAGTTTTTAAATTTTTGTGGCGAGGCAGTGTCCTGAGCTAAATAAATGTCTCTAATCTAAAGTGGCCAATCAGGATAAAAAGCATTAATCATCTATCTTGTCTCTTTTCCAGAGTGACCAGCTAGAGCTCTCCTGTCAGACTCTCAGGGCAGAGGTGGAACGACACGGTCGGAGTTTGGAGACTTCTCGTCGTCGTGAAGAAGAGTTGGAGTCAGAGCTCCGAGAGGCAACTGTGGACGCCGAATCTCTGGCCCGGGCGCGAAACCAGGCGCTGCTGGAGGCGTCGAGgctggagcaggagaaagaGGTGTGTCAGTCGGAGCTGGACAGCCAACGGAaggaggggaggcagagagagagagaggccgcCAGGCTGAGGCAGCAGCTGGAGAGCACAACCCTGGCCCTGGAGCACAGCAACCAGAGAGCTCGGGCCCTGGACGCTgaacacaggtacacacacacacacacacacacacacacacacacacacacacacacacacacacacacacacacacacacacacacacacacacacacctgttcacaCACTCCTGTTCGCACACTCCTGTTCGCACACTTAACCTCGATCACAAGCTGAGGTACGCAATTAACTTTACAAGGCATCAGAGAGAGCTACTTGGCTGCACCATGCATTTATCTTTAATGTCAACTCTATCTTCATTCAACCTGTGTCTGacccgtgctgctgctgctgtgtgtgtgtttgtgtgtgcgcagaAGTGTGTGTCAGCAGCTGTCTGAATCCAAGGAGCTCTGCACTCGGCTGCAGGACCTGGAGAAGGAGTTCAGCACTCGATTAAGCAGCATGGAGGAGGGtaaacagcagctgcaggagcAGTACGCAGATGCTCAGGCCAAGATTAATTCACTGTcccaggtttgtgtgtgtgtgtgtgtgtgtgtgtgtgtgtgtgtgtgtgtgtgtgtgcgtgtgcgtgtgcgtggtAGCTGGGACTTGGTAGTTTAGTCACTGACTGTGGGGATGTAGTCGAGAGTAAACTCACCCACACAGcagaaaatctattttataaactgttaataacatacatttatagTGATAGTCCATCCTATGATGTTTCTATGTTTGTCCTGCATAATACTTCAGTGTGTTCATCCaggaaaagtgacaaaagtcagTATTCTCAAAGAACGCAATTTCCATACCAAATTTGATGAATTTTTATGTGTGCTGTTGGATACTATTGTCCCTCAACGTAAAGCAGCACATGGGAAATGGAGACTCTGCTCACAGGTTGGAAGTGTGTTTTCCTGAGCGTGAAATTTATGCACTGTATAGTGTCCTGATGAATTCCCACAATGGAACGATAACACTTTATTCAGCTGACAATCCAAAAATGCAtatatgcaaaatgtaaaatactgtGGCGCAACTACATCTGTCAGTGATGACGCAAAGTGATGATGATTAATAAATGTCCAAAAAGCTTAATCTACTCcacactggaaaaaaacaagctatttaATCTTGGGGAAAACATTAAGCTTGTTTTATTGATACCCATCAGGGCATTGGATACTActatacatacatttattgtCTTCTGACTACTTATTTATACTGTGAACATTAGAATGTTCTTACTGTATAGAATTAGTATGCAGTATGGAATTAGGCAACAACTATAGTAGAAAGTGACCACATAAAGATTGGTTCTTTTAGGAATGTTTCGACCAATAAACTCTTCTGAGTAAAATTTATCATTCATAGATTTgtacttttgatttgttttatgaaGATCACTGTTGTATTTTCCTCAGATTTTAATCTTTGAGCGCTGCATTgcctcttatctctctctcatcaGGACCTATCCAACAAGCAGGAATGTTCCCAGAAACTGTCCACTGAAGTCGAACGTCTGAGCCAGAAACTACAAAAAGCTGAGGCTGAACTAAAGACGACAACCAGTTCTCTTAACCAATCACAGGAGAGGATAGAGTCGCTCTGCCAGAGCCTTAAGAAAAGTGAATCCCTTCTCCAGttggaaaagagaagaggaagtgtGGAGGTGGGCACTACGTCCAATTCAAATTCAGACTCCTCTGACAAAGCAGACATTTGTCAGACAAACACTCAGGAGACGTCACATCGGGATCAATCCCCTGCAGCTGGCAAAGGTCGTGACCTTTTCTTGACCCATGATTATGccacaggagagacagagaggcagctgAGTGAGCGGTTGATAGAGCTGGAAAGAgaggtgtgtatttgtgtttgaatataTGTCTGTGAGTGATGTGTGTGGGAGCcttttaatcagattttctgGATGTCTGTGTGATTCGGTgcagctcctctgtgatggAGATGATCTATATTATGTTGAAATTCTTGCCCTAGGGATGCTTGACGACTATCAACTCACAGTAGACCACCGCTTCCACGAGTGCAGCACTTTATTTCCAGGACTACCGCTTTATCTCTGCTCATCAGTTTTTATAATGTCACCTTGGCTACTATTAATCTTCCTTATCTTGTCTGTTGCTCTCTTGCTCCAGctcttactttctctctctctctcgaacacacacagacacgcacataAACTCTAACATCAAGCTGTGAGAAgataaaaagtaagaaaagttATAAGACAAATGTACTGAAAGTATCAAAAATAGAAGAACATCCTGTGATTGCTTTACTGTACTAGATAATTAATACTGAagcattaaagacattttactgGTGTAGCTGCTCGAGATGGAACTGGTTTTATATAGTTAGTTCGTTTAGTCCAGTGTTTCCCAACCTGGGGGTTGGGCCCCCTCTTTAGTGTCACAATATAAATCTGTTGGTCATGAGATAATTAATGAGaggagcaaaaagaaaaaggaaagttcTGCTCAACAAATttatattcctttttctttttttttcttttttctttttgtgtggaatattatgaaatattttgggGATACCTTCACCTCTTTGGTCCTCAAActgttaattaaatgaaaacatctgagaagttttgacaaaaaaacgTTTCTTCAATGAACAACCAGACACTGCATTATTTGTAAGAGTTCACACGCAAAAAAAGatctttcaaaatgtattttatgtgatAAGCTCTTTACATGTAAAATCTTAAACTGAAACATAACTAATAATTGTAGCTTCCAAATAACttaagtggagtaaaaaaatgTTCCCTTTGAAAATGTTGTGGGTTAAAAGTAGAAAGAACGAGTGAAGAAGTAGGAAATCAAAAGGAGCCAGTGAAAAAGTAGCAATCCCCCATGTAGCAGTATTATTCAGTTAGGCGCTGGTAGGAAATGTGAAAGAAtctaaaatgaagaaaagagcTGCCACACACCAAAACTGAGCTCCAGACCCTCCAGATGACTCACACATGAACTGTGTTTTTTCCGTGCCAGTActgcaaaaatgttcaaataaattCACATTGTTTAGTGAATGTAGAGCAGAGTTTTGGTTTGCTTCAAGCTCACTCTTGTTTTGCTTAGATTTCCTCCATCAATTttgcaaaaatacaacaatgtctattatttttgaatatatCAATCATATTGCCCAATCAACACACTCCAAGCAAATAACAAATACCTGTGCAGATGTTTTTGATTGGATCATAAATACTCATGCAAATATTCCACTCACTAAAATCTGTAGAATATATTGATTACAAACAACATATGTGAATGTTGTATATATCTGATATGTTGTACATTCCTGCTTAGGCACAAGATGAatttttatctctgtgtttatagATTGACTCAAATGTCATAAAGCTGCTACCTGACTGAGAGCGCTTTGAAAGGTCAGCTGCAAATGAGGTTTAAATATTATGGATATTTTGAGGCGCATGTGACATGAAAGGTAGCGCAGCCCCTGGTGCAGCTGCGTCTCTACACGACTTTGGACGCTCTTTCAATGTAAAATTTTGTGTCTCTCAGAAAGCGGTGGCGATTGCAGGACAGGAGGCTTTGCTGTCGCGACTGTCTCAGTCCCAGGAGGCATGTGAGCACctgaaggagcagctggaggctcTGCGCCGGCACTCCCTCAGCCTGCAGGACTCCTGCACCAGACTACAGACACTCAACACCCAGCTACAGGTGACCAAACAAACAGATAGAGAACGTTATTATGGCTGAAATGATTTACTCAATTTGGGGTTTAAGTAGCATATTGGACTCTTGTATCAAATTAGTCTTAATAATTGGGTTTACCTTAATTAAGGCTAATGGACAAATATTGATCCTTAGGCCCTTACATTGAATTTGGACAGAGCTTTAAAggaatttattacattattggaCTACCAGACTGCTTTAATGTAGGGACACACCATATTCTTTGCTCAGCTAGTGGGGTGGCTCTGTTGATGAcagtgtctgtttgtctgttgctGTGTCTTGAAATTAAATGTGGATTCAGATTTTCGTGAATTTGGTCCCAAAATTCATGTCACCCTAAGCAGGAATTATAAAAAATTGGGTCATCCCTCAACTTTGCATCTATTGCCacttataaaacaaaatttgtatatttttatgtttaagactaaatactttgtgtttaattAGCAATTATTAGCATcataacacactaaactaaacaTTATACATGCTAAACATGTTAGCAATCAAATTAGAATTTACTGCAGTGTTAGCGTTGGCTGTAGACTTCAGATTTTAGTTGAATGCTCTACATTGTACCTTGATTATTTTTTCGACAAGACATTCCTCTTGAAAATTACCACGAtgaccaaaaagaaaagagtcatATCTATTGATAAGAGTTTTCATGGTACTTGCGGTTTCTGTTGGACTTCTAAAATTTCGGCACacatttaatatctttgttttaaaacacacacaggtggagCAAGCATCCCTAAGCTCCCAGCATGCAGCAGTGCTGGCCCGCTGCAGTGATAGCGAGGCCCGGTGTGCGGCTCTGGAGGCCGAGTCCAAGGTGTGGGCGCGGGAGCGTGAGGAGTCGGTGGCCAGGATGGAGGCTCTGAGGCGGGACCACGATCGAATGACTGCTCTGCAGCAGCGGCAggaggtggagctggaggagctgctggacaaACACTCTCAGCTGCGGAGCAACAACCGCAGCCTGGAGGCTCAGTACAGGGAACTAGAGGCCAGGTACAAAAACACACCGACTGCATTCAATTAgaccttcatttatttttctatcctTGTGAGGACTTTTTGTTCACCCAAGAACAAAATATACTCACAAATCAACTAACACAACCTTtgaaaacacactctctctggtTCTGTCATGCATTTTAggatataattgtttttatgttgtgtttgtaaTCTCAAGGTACAAGGAGCTCCTGGATGGTAAAtcccagctggaggagagagagctggagatgaagatggagagaaaggcaATGGAAGCAGAGGCCCAGAGGAGACTTGAGAGAGAACGAGAGCTGGAGAGGCTGAAAGAAGACAACGAGAGGTAACAAATACACTCACCAATCAGTATCACGTTAATGAGATCTGCTCATCCTTTCACTCCACTCTTCTCACCGCATGCATGTAGCCTTGACTGtgaaggagcagcagcatcaatGTCTCTATATGAAGCACAGggagcagaaaatgaattggTTTGAATGCAAATGTAACTTAGAAATGCACagaatgcattttaatttgatcCTGAAGGCTTTTGGGTACAAAATAGCAAAATAGATTTAATCGGCACAAAAAACAGGATTTGGGAGTAGTggcaaaatgtagttttttttatattttaaaaccgTAGTTCCAAATCACCAAAAAGCAGAAGTGTAAGTCTTGATGTAAGGCTTTTAGACACTAGATTTTAATTCATGTAAGATGTTGATCACAGTTTTACCTTTTTGTCATCTTGATCACGAAGGTGTATTTAAGCCACAGATCAGTCTTACTGGAGTGCGTCTGATTACATCTTGTCTTGGGGTTGGTgggtactgtatataatgatGATGAGCATCATCATTATAAGATACTTGTGTACCTTGATTAGTCATAATCATTGCCATATTGATGTGATTGATTACTCTGACTGTCTCAATTGAGGAGTTGTCAAGCTAGAAACAGGATGGCCTCCTGGTTGACAGATGAAGCATGACCGAAAATACATGAGTAACGTATAAAATAAATCCATGCAATTAAAATC contains:
- the ccdc88b gene encoding LOW QUALITY PROTEIN: coiled-coil domain containing 88A (The sequence of the model RefSeq protein was modified relative to this genomic sequence to represent the inferred CDS: deleted 1 base in 1 codon): MCNTMDSNIMEIIEEFMESALAQWVQLFEKMVEREDGVPLYSQYMEVNSITQSARDRYKRLTNGIFLNEIMRIIDPNPKVERLYDSERDDHMLRVQNFSILNRHIRAFYQEDLQQLILMPLPNVAILGQDPITEAAVEELRRLLLLLLGCAVQCEEKETFIQQIQSLDIETQAAIASCIQQVTQDPRTVLPLRWEELVEVEGADFQLVFTSMAKQIQNLLAHRDTHLERIAELCREREAQSDSPTAPLGGHSEEPSQGLALQLADSKAKLRRLKQQLEDKGDQILDYNLEIQTMEDQLKKLQKENRSLQGEVRGMRALRDELDCARERATRAEQLQTELQSCKHRLRSLELTRTQLKEQQQLCAALQETKVLLEEQLVDARARCSSLRELERDNLLLRQRILDVEAERDTERQRVDELLEMNMSLEADLRHSSSSSGSVPARVAAAHRRFFQSELDSDEELSDLIDQKPLSVEVGEASTLMLLGAEQENAELRRRLEELQAQQEADSPDAKDELACLETTHQKTLREFQNLKNENATLKQRLEQLVTKLQQIEDKRKVEGVKKPDRKEEENVERGVQGSESCRGEGEGRVRMMGVRERRGEIIVTRREAGVGEEILHIVREKEETCDEEVESKWRGEAEGGQKDKEKEIQTNTEQTTVAINAEIQNHPKTVEDNTETTAADQSVCSLSGADVELLTNRLQEAHEEADRQAIVAQELRSKLGEQSKKTWEAEQRLVVLEAELQRLKKAAGSLGDARRQIEVLQSEGLVMEEELCRLRSQAELHRMQSTVIATLEGERAALERDRDTLRSTMDALRTAQRKSDQLELSCQTLRAEVERHGRSLETSRRREEELESELREATVDAESLARARNQALLEASRLEQEKEVCQSELDSQRKEGRQREREAARLRQQLESTTLALEHSNQRARALDAEHRSVCQQLSESKELCTRLQDLEKEFSTRLSSMEEGKQQLQEQYADAQAKINSLSQDLSNKQECSQKLSTEVERLSQKLQKAEAELKTTTSSLNQSQERIESLCQSLKKSESLLQLEKRRGSVEVGTTSNSNSDSSDKADICQTNTQETSHRDQSPAAGKGRDLFLTHDYATGETERQLSERLIELEREKAVAIAGQEALLSRLSQSQEACEHLKEQLEALRRHSLSLQDSCTRLQTLNTQLQVEQASLSSQHAAVLARCSDSEARCAALEAESKVWAREREESVARMEALRRDHDRMTALQQRQEVELEELLDKHSQLRSNNRSLEAQYRELEARYKELLDGKSQLEERELEMKMERKAMEAEAQRRLERERELERLKEDNERLQAQQKEVLASQAELLAQGSGLRAELSSSQLERTRLEGELSGLRETNQSLDLNSARLSSQYQLLTQLKGNMEEENRHLAEQNQSLLKENRALLEQSLERRDQHYSQQREYQEKLSELRREKQKLVEKIMDQYRVLEPSMQPPASKAKKSNWIADRMKKLIKPRGGGREGRALFTAMGSVENLADSTEFTSDTHTPQPDPRSAPVSPCPMRKAPSQTELDISAPGTPAMRSSARRKLGSRHGWGLGLARGGSQSFSPGDHKTPPRLRLRSSQNISAVLWEGQRGETNAPQAADAQLSSQESVAEDEGRDNQHSSDDTTTT